One window of uncultured Methanoregula sp. genomic DNA carries:
- a CDS encoding ATP-binding cassette domain-containing protein, giving the protein MLRTESLSITLGDFSVRDVSLEIRPGEYFIILGPTGAGKTVLLETIAGIHTPDSGRIFLGSREITRAEPRSRNIGMVYQDYMLFPHLTVEENIAFGLRQKKIPRDQEHAVVAETCTLLGIRHLTGRYPGSLSGGEQQRVALARALVLKPEILLLDEPMSAIDGCTRERMRMELSRIQKHTGTTIIQITHHFEDVFALANRIAIMREGHIVQAGETSQVFLHPADTFVAEFLGISNIIRGNSSGAGNITRITPLAGPSFFAASEITGDVVATLHAEDVILSGKPFASSARNCLSGAVTEIIPSGSTVRVILDAGFPLTALLTRESCHDLHLEPGSTVYATFKASAVHVIPINP; this is encoded by the coding sequence GTGCTGCGCACAGAATCTCTTTCCATCACCCTTGGCGATTTCTCGGTACGGGATGTATCCCTTGAGATCCGGCCCGGTGAATATTTCATCATTCTCGGTCCGACCGGTGCAGGAAAAACGGTTCTCCTGGAAACTATTGCCGGCATCCATACCCCGGATTCCGGCAGGATTTTCCTGGGCAGCCGGGAGATCACGCGAGCAGAACCGCGCTCGCGGAATATTGGCATGGTATACCAGGATTACATGCTTTTCCCGCATCTTACCGTTGAGGAAAATATCGCTTTCGGGTTGCGTCAGAAAAAAATTCCCCGTGACCAGGAACATGCGGTAGTGGCAGAGACCTGCACCCTTCTTGGGATCCGTCATCTTACCGGAAGATACCCGGGCTCGCTCTCCGGGGGAGAGCAACAGCGTGTTGCCCTTGCCAGGGCACTGGTTCTTAAACCGGAAATCCTGCTTCTCGATGAACCGATGAGCGCGATAGACGGCTGCACGAGAGAACGGATGCGCATGGAACTCTCCCGCATCCAGAAACACACCGGAACGACAATCATCCAGATTACCCATCATTTCGAGGATGTTTTTGCGCTTGCCAACCGGATCGCGATCATGCGGGAAGGACATATTGTCCAGGCCGGGGAAACATCGCAGGTCTTCCTGCATCCCGCCGATACTTTTGTTGCAGAGTTTCTTGGAATCAGCAACATTATCCGGGGAAATTCTTCGGGCGCCGGGAATATTACCCGTATCACTCCCCTGGCCGGCCCGTCATTCTTTGCGGCTTCCGAGATTACCGGGGATGTGGTTGCCACCCTGCATGCCGAAGACGTGATACTGTCCGGAAAACCTTTTGCTTCCAGCGCCCGCAATTGTCTTTCCGGTGCGGTGACTGAAATCATCCCCTCGGGCAGCACGGTCCGGGTTATTCTCGATGCCGGGTTCCCGCTCACGGCTCTCCTGACCCGTGAGAGCTGCCATGACCTGCACCTTGAACCGGGAAGCACTGTATATGCAACATTCAAGGCGTCGGCAGTCCATGTGATCCCGATAAATCCTTAA
- a CDS encoding ABC transporter permease, giving the protein MRKTFLVITLILFFVISVTILGLILYSPLTVLARSLVNPEIQFAILLSLVTSVLSTLICIAVAIPVAYALARYQFPGKRIVTLVLTIPLTLPPLVAGIALLLFFGTTPWGKALESAGFAVIFTPLGIIIAEVFVNIPYMIRILRSAFSAVNPRFEYVAKTLGCTDTGAFFHVTLPMARSGLLAGTVITWSKAMGEFGAVLMLAGATTLRTETLPIALYLNISAGNLDLAVAAATILILISLITLCAVEYFDRGVHVF; this is encoded by the coding sequence ATGCGTAAAACATTCCTTGTCATTACCCTCATCCTGTTTTTTGTCATCAGCGTAACCATCTTGGGCCTGATCCTCTATTCTCCGCTTACGGTCCTTGCCCGGAGCCTTGTGAATCCTGAAATCCAGTTTGCGATCCTGCTCAGTCTTGTCACGAGCGTTCTGTCGACCCTCATCTGCATCGCGGTTGCCATCCCCGTTGCCTATGCTCTTGCACGGTACCAGTTCCCGGGAAAACGGATCGTAACCCTTGTCCTGACAATTCCCCTTACGCTTCCCCCGCTGGTTGCCGGTATCGCGCTCCTCCTCTTCTTTGGCACGACCCCGTGGGGGAAGGCACTGGAGAGCGCCGGTTTCGCCGTGATCTTTACCCCGCTTGGTATCATCATTGCGGAAGTATTCGTAAACATTCCCTACATGATCCGCATCCTGCGATCCGCATTCTCTGCGGTAAATCCGCGTTTCGAGTACGTGGCAAAGACGCTCGGCTGCACGGATACCGGCGCTTTTTTCCATGTAACGCTCCCCATGGCACGATCCGGTCTCCTTGCCGGGACGGTCATTACCTGGTCAAAGGCAATGGGAGAGTTCGGGGCAGTGCTCATGCTTGCGGGTGCGACGACCCTGAGGACCGAGACGCTGCCGATTGCACTCTACCTCAACATCTCTGCAGGAAACCTTGATCTTGCCGTTGCTGCCGCAACCATCCTTATCCTGATCTCGCTCATTACCCTTTGCGCAGTAGAATACTTCGACCGGGGCGTGCATGTCTTTTAG
- the tsaA gene encoding tRNA (N6-threonylcarbamoyladenosine(37)-N6)-methyltransferase TrmO, with translation MPVSNHNGKCCMELPVMEFRPVGIARSRLSKAGAPPFQSVFSQEEGTIEIFPEFREGLKNIEGFSHLIILSCFDRAERRALTEQPLLDAEMDHGIFACRHFNRPNPIGISYMTLINVNGGILSVRGMDLLDGTPILDIKPYIPAFDSIPDARSGWVSEEHIGRIRETSLRARQDLNEKHRQG, from the coding sequence ATGCCAGTGTCAAACCATAACGGTAAGTGCTGCATGGAATTACCGGTTATGGAATTCAGACCCGTAGGGATCGCCCGCTCACGGCTCTCGAAAGCCGGCGCACCGCCATTTCAGAGCGTGTTCTCACAGGAAGAAGGAACAATCGAGATATTCCCGGAATTCCGGGAGGGGCTGAAAAATATCGAAGGCTTCTCCCATCTCATTATCCTTTCCTGTTTCGATCGCGCAGAGCGGCGGGCACTTACCGAACAGCCGTTACTCGACGCGGAAATGGATCACGGTATCTTTGCATGCCGCCACTTCAACCGCCCCAATCCTATCGGGATCTCGTATATGACCCTGATAAACGTGAACGGGGGTATACTTTCAGTCAGGGGCATGGATCTCCTCGACGGGACACCCATCCTTGATATCAAGCCGTATATCCCGGCATTTGACAGTATTCCCGATGCCCGGTCCGGCTGGGTGTCCGAAGAGCACATCGGACGGATACGTGAAACAAGCCTCCGGGCCAGGCAGGACCTGAACGAAAAACACCGGCAGGGATAG
- the modA gene encoding molybdate ABC transporter substrate-binding protein, producing MKNFRYLFVFTVLIICALVAAGCTSSTPAGTKSTPVPATTGTTGTPQGSILVFAGAGLKAPLDEIGPAFTQKYGIAVQYNYGGAGTLVSQMNLTRKGDVFMPGSTTEFQTARDQGLVTTNQLVAYHVPVIAVQKGNPKNITSLKDFARPGLKIALGDANATAIGKAGAKMFKQQNITAAVEKNVVTRTPTINELTVIMNLGQADAALLTLDQIDDTKVDAITIPVKDNAVLITPIGVTTYSQNTDAAGKFVAYVASDEGKAFFAKHNFPIYPDPVYASVKP from the coding sequence ATGAAAAATTTCCGATATCTGTTCGTTTTCACCGTACTGATTATCTGTGCACTGGTAGCAGCCGGCTGTACTTCCTCAACCCCGGCAGGGACAAAAAGTACACCCGTCCCGGCAACCACCGGGACCACGGGGACCCCGCAGGGAAGCATTCTCGTATTTGCCGGTGCAGGGCTCAAGGCCCCGCTTGACGAGATCGGGCCGGCATTCACCCAGAAATACGGCATCGCGGTCCAGTACAATTACGGCGGGGCAGGGACCCTCGTCTCCCAGATGAACCTGACCCGGAAGGGCGATGTGTTCATGCCCGGATCGACCACCGAGTTCCAGACTGCCAGAGATCAGGGACTGGTAACCACGAACCAGCTGGTGGCATATCACGTCCCGGTGATCGCTGTCCAGAAAGGAAACCCGAAAAATATCACGAGCCTGAAGGATTTCGCCCGGCCCGGCCTGAAGATTGCGCTTGGTGACGCCAATGCAACGGCAATCGGGAAAGCCGGTGCAAAGATGTTCAAGCAACAAAACATCACTGCAGCCGTCGAGAAGAATGTTGTCACCCGGACCCCGACCATCAACGAACTCACGGTAATCATGAACCTCGGGCAGGCAGATGCAGCGCTCCTGACCCTTGACCAGATCGACGATACGAAAGTGGATGCAATCACGATCCCGGTCAAGGACAATGCTGTCCTGATCACTCCCATCGGCGTAACTACCTACTCGCAGAACACCGATGCGGCCGGCAAATTCGTTGCCTATGTTGCGTCGGATGAAGGAAAGGCGTTCTTTGCAAAGCACAATTTCCCCATCTACCCGGACCCGGTCTATGCCAGTGTCAAACCATAA
- a CDS encoding DUF2124 domain-containing protein, with product MVTKEISHGVPGILRPFREFIEKTGLKKGDQIVYYGVPGTCTPFVELLAFAVRALEPEQVFVPFMDESRVKQISHVEDVGMQARVAPIALNPKVIVIMGGLSMPNVPVKAEQVMAVIANYPGAVVIGVCFMHMFEKAGWLSMVSFNCLIDAMIDPVEITTNT from the coding sequence ATGGTCACAAAGGAAATATCCCATGGTGTCCCGGGCATCCTGCGCCCGTTCAGGGAATTTATTGAGAAAACCGGGTTGAAAAAAGGCGACCAGATCGTTTATTACGGGGTCCCGGGGACATGCACTCCCTTTGTCGAGCTCCTCGCATTTGCGGTCAGAGCGCTGGAGCCTGAACAGGTTTTCGTTCCTTTTATGGACGAGAGCCGGGTGAAACAGATCAGCCATGTCGAGGATGTCGGAATGCAGGCCCGTGTGGCTCCGATTGCCCTGAACCCCAAGGTCATCGTCATCATGGGCGGACTCTCCATGCCAAACGTGCCGGTCAAAGCAGAGCAGGTGATGGCGGTTATTGCAAATTATCCCGGTGCTGTCGTGATAGGTGTCTGTTTCATGCATATGTTCGAGAAAGCCGGATGGCTTTCAATGGTCTCGTTCAACTGCCTGATCGATGCGATGATCGATCCGGTCGAGATTACCACAAACACATGA
- a CDS encoding response regulator, with the protein MAAKTILIVEDEGIIALAMEKILEKEGYRICDIFFSGEQVIPFLEKAKKPDLILLDIGFGGSISGIDVARQIREKFSIPLIFVTAYTSEKILHEMNEVAPTGVIHKPFVSDDLLELVQKTIG; encoded by the coding sequence ATGGCCGCCAAGACCATTCTTATTGTTGAGGATGAAGGTATCATTGCTCTCGCAATGGAAAAAATACTGGAAAAAGAAGGATACCGGATTTGCGATATATTTTTTTCCGGGGAGCAGGTAATTCCGTTTCTTGAAAAAGCCAAAAAACCGGATCTTATCCTCCTGGATATCGGATTCGGCGGTTCGATTAGCGGTATCGACGTGGCCCGGCAAATCCGGGAGAAATTTTCTATTCCTCTCATTTTTGTGACTGCTTACACCTCTGAAAAAATACTTCATGAAATGAACGAAGTGGCTCCAACGGGAGTGATCCATAAACCATTTGTCAGTGATGACCTGCTGGAACTTGTTCAGAAGACAATTGGCTGA
- a CDS encoding HAMP domain-containing sensor histidine kinase: MNPHPVIFVLLLLAGLVSEIGVHYFLGITIVYTHFYYLIIVIAGLWYGRKAIWVALFFGGLHIMVSALLTGTIPLDVLVRAIMMIIVAFVIGTIVEQTRCYYSRIAEQNHELNDINEEMHALNDQLKNSEAAFQTANKKLTLLSSITRHDIRNQLLALMAYIELSKEISTDPELLRFIEQEDNAAQAIRRQIEFTKNYENIGVYAPIWQDIGRQVKAIQTHLPPEEIEISSRVDGLEVFADPLLEKVFENLIDNSRRHGVRARHISFSPMEYDQDSLTVVYEDDGIGVHEADKERIFEKGFGKNTGLGLFLSREILAITGLTIKESGVYGKGVRFEIRVPNGKFRFAKPATHTG, from the coding sequence ATGAATCCCCACCCGGTCATTTTTGTGCTGCTTCTCCTAGCCGGCCTCGTTTCTGAAATCGGCGTTCATTATTTCCTTGGCATCACCATTGTTTACACGCACTTTTATTACCTCATCATCGTTATTGCCGGCCTTTGGTACGGGAGAAAAGCGATCTGGGTCGCCCTCTTTTTTGGCGGTCTCCATATCATGGTGTCCGCTCTTCTCACGGGCACGATCCCCCTGGATGTTCTGGTGAGGGCAATTATGATGATCATCGTTGCCTTCGTCATCGGGACAATTGTAGAACAGACCCGGTGCTACTATAGCCGGATTGCCGAACAGAACCATGAGTTGAACGATATCAACGAGGAGATGCATGCCCTCAACGACCAGCTGAAAAACTCCGAGGCTGCATTCCAGACTGCCAATAAAAAACTCACCCTCCTTTCCAGCATCACCCGCCACGATATAAGGAACCAGCTCCTCGCGCTCATGGCATATATCGAACTGTCAAAAGAGATCAGCACGGATCCTGAGCTGCTGCGTTTCATTGAACAGGAAGATAATGCGGCCCAGGCAATACGGCGGCAGATCGAATTCACGAAAAATTACGAAAATATCGGGGTTTATGCCCCCATCTGGCAGGACATCGGCAGGCAGGTAAAAGCGATTCAGACTCACCTCCCCCCTGAGGAGATCGAGATCTCATCCAGGGTAGATGGACTTGAGGTCTTTGCGGACCCTCTTCTCGAAAAAGTTTTTGAGAACCTGATCGACAACTCCCGCCGGCATGGAGTGCGGGCCCGGCATATCTCCTTCTCCCCGATGGAGTATGATCAGGATTCCCTCACGGTCGTGTACGAAGATGACGGTATCGGTGTCCACGAAGCCGACAAGGAGCGGATCTTTGAGAAAGGGTTCGGGAAGAATACCGGCCTTGGTTTGTTCCTCTCCCGGGAGATCCTCGCCATCACCGGCCTTACCATCAAAGAGTCCGGGGTTTACGGGAAGGGAGTCCGGTTCGAGATCCGGGTGCCAAACGGAAAATTCCGGTTTGCGAAGCCGGCAACCCATACCGGATGA
- a CDS encoding DUF4405 domain-containing protein, translating into MKRIKVNAIVDIGCVITFIPSLITGLVLYLILPEGSGRGNWVTYLGITRNQWITMHNYTSLAFAALLILHVLLHGKFFLHIGRNLRGEGKEPDED; encoded by the coding sequence ATGAAACGCATCAAGGTCAATGCTATTGTCGATATCGGCTGCGTGATCACCTTCATTCCATCGCTTATTACCGGGCTTGTGCTCTATCTTATCCTGCCGGAAGGCAGCGGACGGGGGAACTGGGTAACGTATCTGGGTATTACCCGCAACCAGTGGATCACGATGCACAATTACACGAGCCTTGCGTTCGCGGCCCTGCTCATCCTCCACGTACTCCTGCATGGGAAATTTTTCCTGCATATCGGCAGGAATCTCAGGGGGGAAGGAAAAGAGCCGGACGAGGATTAA
- a CDS encoding amino acid permease, translated as MQPGVSPGCSGLKREIGLFGATALGIGAIIGSGIFIVTGIVAGIAGPAMILSIIIAGVIAVFSAMSVAELGAYLPEEGGTYAYAQKLISPFAGFIAGWIWIFSNIFVGAAVSLGFAHYFVTLFPAIPVKLIALIICLVFLGINYIGLKESVLFNNLLVMAKVLILLFFIVFGLGFFQPGNFTPFAPEGSMGILSGAALIFFAYTGFARVTIMAEEVREPEKTIPRSIYLALGLSTAIYLLVSFVAIGLAGAPALAHSGSPLADAIGIAGSPGAVLVISLGAMIATGSVLLTTIMGISRIVFSMARSRDLPQMFEKIHPRFGTPCNAIVITGAGMIAALLLADLALVVAVSTFAMLLYYLIANIAALRLPHEYRRYPSWIPAMGALSCIGLIVFLSLDSWIIGCIGLLIGGAWFFFRRKTVA; from the coding sequence ATGCAGCCAGGTGTATCCCCCGGGTGCAGCGGACTAAAACGCGAGATCGGCCTATTCGGTGCCACAGCCCTTGGCATCGGGGCGATCATAGGTTCCGGGATTTTCATTGTCACCGGTATTGTTGCCGGTATTGCAGGCCCTGCAATGATCTTATCCATCATCATCGCCGGGGTCATAGCGGTCTTCTCGGCAATGAGCGTGGCTGAACTGGGCGCTTATCTTCCGGAAGAGGGCGGGACCTATGCGTACGCACAAAAACTCATTTCGCCGTTTGCCGGTTTCATTGCCGGCTGGATCTGGATCTTCTCCAACATCTTTGTCGGGGCGGCGGTCTCGCTTGGATTTGCTCACTATTTTGTCACACTCTTCCCGGCCATACCGGTAAAATTAATTGCCCTGATAATCTGCCTCGTCTTCCTGGGCATCAATTACATCGGGCTTAAGGAATCCGTGTTGTTCAATAATCTCCTTGTTATGGCGAAAGTCCTGATTCTCCTGTTCTTCATTGTGTTCGGGCTGGGTTTTTTCCAGCCGGGCAACTTCACCCCCTTTGCCCCGGAAGGATCGATGGGGATTCTCAGTGGTGCGGCCCTCATCTTTTTTGCGTACACAGGATTTGCCCGGGTTACCATCATGGCCGAGGAGGTGCGGGAGCCGGAAAAAACCATACCCCGCTCCATCTACCTTGCGCTCGGCCTATCAACCGCTATCTACCTGCTCGTAAGTTTTGTCGCCATCGGACTTGCCGGTGCCCCTGCCCTTGCGCACTCCGGTTCTCCTCTCGCTGACGCAATCGGGATAGCGGGAAGCCCCGGGGCGGTCCTGGTGATCTCGCTGGGAGCTATGATCGCAACGGGAAGCGTGCTGCTGACCACCATCATGGGGATTTCCCGCATTGTTTTCTCCATGGCCCGAAGCCGGGATCTCCCCCAGATGTTTGAAAAAATCCATCCCCGGTTCGGCACTCCCTGTAACGCCATCGTGATCACCGGTGCCGGTATGATCGCGGCCCTCCTGCTTGCGGACCTTGCCCTGGTTGTCGCGGTCAGTACGTTTGCGATGCTGCTCTATTACCTGATTGCCAATATCGCCGCACTCCGGCTGCCTCACGAATACCGCCGTTATCCCTCCTGGATCCCGGCAATGGGAGCACTGAGTTGTATTGGCCTTATTGTCTTTCTCAGCCTGGATTCATGGATTATCGGTTGCATCGGGCTTCTTATCGGAGGAGCATGGTTCTTTTTCCGCAGGAAAACAGTTGCATGA
- a CDS encoding DUF2202 domain-containing protein: MSKSLAIGMLLVLGILIAAAGCTGQQSGTKAVVTPAVTVAVASAGSMQAGFQALPQAPLNASETADIIQLQEDQKAITDLNAVLAVQHPDVPVFQSIANASNVYQNADNVILTRYGIPNPEKTAAGVFASQKLQRMYNTGVNTGSMSVKDALLVSATAEDMHIADLEAAIGRTDNTDVQFIYQQELAFSRNNLRALSQWITAYGGVFTPTYISVDYYNSMMNTPVQQVLV; encoded by the coding sequence ATGTCAAAGTCTCTTGCTATCGGAATGCTTCTCGTTCTCGGTATCCTGATCGCTGCTGCAGGATGTACCGGCCAGCAGTCGGGCACGAAGGCGGTCGTGACACCGGCCGTGACGGTTGCTGTTGCCAGTGCCGGCTCCATGCAGGCGGGGTTCCAGGCTCTCCCGCAGGCGCCGCTCAATGCTTCGGAAACAGCGGACATCATCCAGCTGCAGGAAGACCAGAAGGCCATCACCGATCTCAATGCGGTTCTTGCCGTCCAGCACCCGGATGTCCCGGTATTCCAGAGCATTGCCAATGCCTCGAACGTATACCAGAATGCCGACAACGTGATCCTCACGCGGTACGGAATTCCCAACCCGGAAAAGACTGCTGCGGGCGTCTTTGCCAGCCAGAAACTGCAGCGGATGTATAACACGGGTGTCAATACCGGCAGCATGTCCGTGAAGGACGCGCTCCTGGTGAGCGCCACTGCCGAGGACATGCATATCGCGGATCTCGAAGCCGCCATCGGCCGCACGGACAACACGGACGTGCAGTTCATTTACCAGCAGGAACTCGCGTTCTCGCGCAACAATCTCCGGGCGCTTAGCCAGTGGATCACGGCCTATGGCGGCGTCTTTACTCCCACGTATATATCCGTGGATTATTACAACAGCATGATGAACACGCCGGTCCAGCAGGTCCTGGTGTAA